The Solea senegalensis isolate Sse05_10M linkage group LG4, IFAPA_SoseM_1, whole genome shotgun sequence genome includes a region encoding these proteins:
- the LOC122768094 gene encoding metalloproteinase inhibitor 4-like, whose translation MAMSREWSACLGLWVLLLLGAGLEEAVEGCSCHPAHPQQLFCSAEIVIRAKISGEKIVSPSNSSSPYMKMIQYEIKMIKMFKGFDKAKDIQYVYTPVFSSLCGVKLDSNNKAGYLLSGSMWSDGRISIGQCDLVESWDNLSLSQKKNLNYRYQMGCECRINTCYTVPCASTGDNECLWTDWLLDNSLNGEQARQYACIRRSDTTCSWYRGGPPPEKDFLDITDP comes from the exons ATGGCCATGTCCCGGGAGTGGAGTGCGTGTCTGGGGCTCTGGGTGCTTCTTCTGCTTGGTGCAGGATTAGAAGAAGCAGTAGAGGGATGTAGCTGCCACCCAGCACACCCACAGCAGTTATTCTGCAGCGCCGAAATAG tgatCAGGGCAAAGATCTCTGGAGAGAAGATTGTGTCACCTAGCAACAGCTCCTCACCTTACATGAAGATGATCCAGTATGAAATCAAAATGATCAAG ATGTTCAAAGGTTTCGACAAGGCCAAGGACATCCAGTATGTGTACACTCCAGTCTTCTCCTCACTGTGTGGAGTCAAACTGGACTCCAACAATAAAGCAGGGTATCTTCTTTCAG GGAGCATGTGGAGCGATGGGAGGATTTCTATTGGCCAATGTGACTTGGTCGAATCGTGGGACAACTTATCACTGTCGCAGAAAAAGAATCTCAACTACAGATACCAGATGGGCTGCGAATGCAGG ATCAACACGTGTTACACAGTGCCGTGTGCATCCACAGGAGACAACGAGTGCTTGTGGACTGACTGGCTGTTGGATAACAGCCTTAACGGGGAGCAGGCTCGGCAGTACGCCTGCATCCGACGCTCTGACACGACCTGTAGCTGGTACCGGGGTGGACCTCCACCTGAGAAAGACTTCCTGGACATAACTGATCCCTGA